The following proteins come from a genomic window of Solea solea chromosome 3, fSolSol10.1, whole genome shotgun sequence:
- the msantd1 gene encoding myb/SANT-like DNA-binding domain-containing protein 1 isoform X1, which yields MATDDAFSYLLPGHSEKHRRAPNWTDGEMKALLYVWEEHHNELKVSKRNAKVYEKMSQRFFQLTGEQRFKEEIKMKITNMSFQYRRLKSTVGESGELPDWPYYKAIDKILTKPLENERVNTLEFQAPGAGPSTSSHSADNLIPTSEEGMMGFLPEYTGSSDEMEIKQELDSLSSDSDNTQGSSSHPVSARKRFANKHLSLKKKKLRTMQAMLQQQKRSNRAIEETCREVRRSLHQQNLLQVQCLQLQERMMNILEKMIQLPSATSTTWAQSGAKDTGKP from the exons ATGGCAACAGACGACGCTTTCAGCTACCTACTGCCAGGCCACAGTGAGAAACACAGGCGGGCCCCGAACTGGACTGACGGTGAAATGAAAGCCCTCCTCTATGTGTGGGAGGAACACCACAACGAACTGAAAGTGAGTAAGAGGAACGCCAAGGTTTACGAGAAGATGTCCCAGAGGTTTTTCCAGCTGACCGGAGAGCAGCGGTTCAAAGAGGAGATCAagatgaaaatcacaaacatgtCTTTCCAGTACAG gcgaCTGAAATCAACAGTTGGTGAAAGTGGTGAATTGCCGGACTGGCCATACTATAAAGCCATCGACAAGATCCTCACCAAGCCGCTGGAGAACGAGCGAGTGAACACACTGGAGTTCCAGGCCCCGGGTGCAGGGCCTTCAACTTCCTCCCACTCTGCAGACAACCTGATTCCCACCTCAGAGGAGGGGATGATGGGATTCCTGCCAGAGTATACTGGCTCCTCAGATGAGATGGAGATAAAGCAAGAGCTGGACTCTTTGAGCTCTGACAGTGACAACACACAAGGCTCCAG CTCCCATCCTGTGTCTGCGAGGAAGAGGTTTGCCAACAAGCATCTgtctttgaagaagaagaagctgcggACAATGCAGGCCATGCTACAGCAGCAAAAGAGGTCAAACCGAGCCATAGAGGAGACGTGCAGGGAGGTCCGCCGATCCCTGCATCAACAGAACCTCCTCCAGGTCCAGTGTCTGCAGCTGCAGGAGCGAATGATGAACATTCTGGAGAAGATGATCCAGCTCCCGTCAGCCACGTCGACAACATGGGCTCAGAGTGGGGCCAAAGACACAGGGAAGCCGTGA
- the msantd1 gene encoding myb/SANT-like DNA-binding domain-containing protein 1 isoform X2 codes for MATDDAFSYLLPGHSEKHRRAPNWTDGEMKALLYVWEEHHNELKVSKRNAKVYEKMSQRFFQLTGEQRFKEEIKMKITNMSFQYRRLKSTVGESGELPDWPYYKAIDKILTKPLENERVNTLEFQAPGAGPSTSSHSADNLIPTSEEGMMGFLPEYTGSSDEMEIKQELDSLSSDSDNTQGSRNRNISGSCGVWSEHAGGRTHACCFLELTHSDLRLSPILCLRGRGLPTSICL; via the exons ATGGCAACAGACGACGCTTTCAGCTACCTACTGCCAGGCCACAGTGAGAAACACAGGCGGGCCCCGAACTGGACTGACGGTGAAATGAAAGCCCTCCTCTATGTGTGGGAGGAACACCACAACGAACTGAAAGTGAGTAAGAGGAACGCCAAGGTTTACGAGAAGATGTCCCAGAGGTTTTTCCAGCTGACCGGAGAGCAGCGGTTCAAAGAGGAGATCAagatgaaaatcacaaacatgtCTTTCCAGTACAG gcgaCTGAAATCAACAGTTGGTGAAAGTGGTGAATTGCCGGACTGGCCATACTATAAAGCCATCGACAAGATCCTCACCAAGCCGCTGGAGAACGAGCGAGTGAACACACTGGAGTTCCAGGCCCCGGGTGCAGGGCCTTCAACTTCCTCCCACTCTGCAGACAACCTGATTCCCACCTCAGAGGAGGGGATGATGGGATTCCTGCCAGAGTATACTGGCTCCTCAGATGAGATGGAGATAAAGCAAGAGCTGGACTCTTTGAGCTCTGACAGTGACAACACACAAGGCTCCAG GAATAGGAACATTTCTGGAAGTTGTGGCGTCTGGTCCGAGCATGCAGGAGGCAGGACACATGCTTGCTGTTTTCTCGAATTAACTCACTCAGACCTGCGGCTTT CTCCCATCCTGTGTCTGCGAGGAAGAGGTTTGCCAACAAGCATCTgtctttga